A single Kwoniella bestiolae CBS 10118 chromosome 6, complete sequence DNA region contains:
- a CDS encoding mitochondrial 54S ribosomal protein mL61, with the protein MSSAASTSLRRLPLREAVQTLRHGTDNLVLSNDVKSVTLRFVAKNSEAGPRQFIRTHLPRLSYSNPQLSINVHRIPDPRAKHRNPNSPDKGAVWEGGVMPKPEMRVDFDGTPSQTLPLSHLDGDKILAQLISVAGEERLKSLEGPGSLPDQKI; encoded by the exons atgtcatccgCCGCATCAACCTCACTACGTCGCTTACCTCTCAGAGAAGCTGTCCAAACACTTCGACATGGCACGGATAACCTGGTACTATCGAATGACGTTAAGAGTGTGACATTGAGGTTCGTAGCTAAGAATTCAGAGGCTGGGCCTAG ACAATTCATccgaacccacctcccccGCCTATCATACTCCAACCCACAACTGTCCATAAACGTCCACCGTATACCCGACCCACGAGCCAAACATAGGAATCCAAATTCACCGGATAAAGGGGCGGTatgggagggtggggtgATGCCCAAGCCTGAGATGAGGGTCGATTTTG ACGGTACACCCTCCCAGACACTCCCGTTATCACATCTAGATGGCGATAAGATCTTAGCCCAGTTGATATCTGTTGCaggggaggagagattgAAATCGTTAGAGGGACCTGGTAGTTTACCTGATCAGAAGATATAA
- a CDS encoding triose-phosphate isomerase — translation MVARKFFVGGNFKMNGSLKEVETIVQRINDAKFDGSAELVVAPPALYLLKIQGELNPPAQVSAQNSYTEKSGAFTGEISPNQLKDANVHWVILGHSERRSLFGDTDKLVADKTKAAVGAGLSVIACIGESLEERESGKTQAVVERQLEAIANEISESDWKNIVIAYEPVWAIGTGKVATKEQAQETHEQIRQWLAKKVSQSTADETRIIYGGSVNGKNCTDLSNAPDIDGFLVGGASLKPEFIDIVNSQKA, via the exons ATGGTAGCTAGGAAATTCTTTGTTGG AGGAAACTTCAAGATGAACGGTTCCCTCAAAGAGGTCGAGACAATCGTTCAAAGAATCAACGATGCCAAATTCGATGGATCTGCTG AACTCGTCGTAGCCCCCCCAGCCTTGTACCTCCTCAAAATCCAAGGCGAGCTCAACCCCCCAGCGCAAGTATCCGCCCAAAACTCGTACACCGAGAAATCAGGTGCTTTCACCGGTGAGATCTCGCCTAACCAGCTCAAGGACGCCAATGTCCATTGGGTCATTCTCGGTCATTCGGAGAGGAGAAGTCTGTTCGGGGATACCGATAAGTTGGTGGCTGATAAG ACCAAAGCCGCCGTTGGAGCTGGTCTCAGCGTTATCGCCTGTATCGGTGAATCCCTCGAGGAAAGAGAATCAGGAAAGACCCAAGCTGTCGTTGAGAGACAACTCGAGGCTATTGCCAATGAAATCTCCGAATCCGActggaa GAACATCGTCATTGCCT ACGAACCAGTCTGGGCCATCGGTACCGGTAAAGTAGCCACCAAGGAACAAGCCCAAGAGACCCACGAGCAAATTCGACAATGGCTCGCCAAGAAGGTTTCTCAATCTACCGCTGATGAGACTAGAATCATCTACGGTGGTAGTGTGAATGGAAAGAATTGTACCGATCTCT CTAACGCTCCTGATATCGATGGGTTCCTTGTCGGTGGTGCTTCGCTCAAACCTGAGTTTATCGATATTGTTAACAGTCAAAAGGCCTAA
- a CDS encoding mitochondrial 54S ribosomal protein uL22m gives MARPLRSIFTVAQTSIAGPSSLRPLNPSLKVTSPYQNQVRTAFNLSGWDRYLPKLPRWAGEDQPKEEVKAEEQGGSVKMVEANGTAATNEESSTGGLFDEYSRDKEEDGPGKKRRKRGDVPWTEHKYSSALHKISHRKLNDLSRQISDLPIDEAIVQMQFSEKRASSWIKSTLALSRDHAVDKGLDRSKLVVAETWVSKGPKIARLDIKGRGKYGIKHHPSSKIHVLLREGKTHEEKLQDRFVKDLRKVRSAGVVREDGKIRGKVVSGWTW, from the exons ATGGCTCGACCACTAAGATCGATATTCACAG TCGCCCAGACTTCAATAGCTGGCCCATCTTCTCTCCGACCGCTCAACCCCTCTCTGAAAGTCACTTCACCGTACCAGAACCAGGTCAGAAC CGCATTCAACCTCTCAGGATGGGATCGATACCTCCCCAAACTCCCCCGTTGGGCAGGTGAAGATCAGCCAaaggaagaggtcaaagcTGAAGAACAAGGTGGATCGGTCAAGATGGTTGAAGCAAATGGTACGGCAGCTACCAACGAGGAGTCATCGACTGGCGGTTTGTTTGATGAGTATTCGAGGGataaagaggaggatgggccggggaagaagaggaggaagaggggggatgtACCTTGGACTGAG CACAAATACTCTTCAGCCCTTCACAAGATCTCCCATCGAAAGCTCAACGACCTCTCTCGTCAAATATCGGACCTGCCCATCGACGAGGCCATCGTACAAATGCAGTTCTCCGAGAAAAGAGCTTCATCATGGATCAAATCTACTTTGGCATTATCGAGGGATCATGCGGTGGATAAAGGTTTGGATAGGAGCAAGTtggttgttg cCGAAACATGGGTATCCAAAGGACCCAAAATCGCCCGACTAGATATCAAAGGTCGAGGTAAATACGGTATCAAGCATCATCCGTCTTCCAAGATCCACGTCCTTCTCAGAGAAGGAAAAACCCACGAGGAGAAGTTGCAAGACCGTTTCGTCAAGGATTTGAGGAAGGTTAGGAGCGCCGGGGTCGttagggaggatgggaagattaGAGGGAAGGTGGTTAGTGGGTGGACTTGGTAG